TGGGATCCCCATGCCCGATGCCATGATGCTGACAGGCTTACCTTTGTATGTACCAGTAAAACCGAACATATTGCGTACACCAGTCACTTGTTTGGCATCGTCAAGGAAGTTCTCTGCGATGTATTTTGCGCGTAATGGATCGCCAGGCATTAAAACTGTTTCGGCAAAATCGCCTAACGTTGCGTTGATGTGAGGAGTGCTCATAAACCTATCCTGTTAAATTGCTTTATTAAGTGATTGCGCGAAACTTTCGCCATATTCCATTGCAGGTAAGTCAAACCACTGGGCAAGGGTTTGGCCGATGTCTGCAAAACTGTTTCGTTCACCCAAGTCAATGGGAGACATGTTTTTTCTGTATGCCAAAACGGGCACGTATTCACGGGTATGATCGGTCCCTGGCCAGGTTGGATCGCAACCATGATCGGCAGTGATAATTAATAAATCATCCTCGCCTAATAAATTCAGTAATCTCGGTAAATACGCATCAAATTGCGCAAGGGCTTCGGCATAACCGACGGCATTGCGCCGATGGCCAAACTTTTCGTCAAAATCGACTAAGTTTGTAAATACAAGGCTGTTGGATGCCGCATGACTGAAGACCTCAGCTGTTTTGTCGAGTAAGTTAATTAACCCTGAAGCTTTATGTTTTTCAGTAATCCCCTGATGAGCATAAATATCTGAAATTTTACCTATGCTGATTACTTGCCCTCCAGCTTGTTTGAGCTTATCGAGCACGGTTGGCGCAGGAGGTAATACGGCGTAATCACGACGATTGCCCGTACGTGCAAACTCATTTGAACTTTCGCCTAAAAATGGGCGGGCAATCACACGGCCTATATTCATTTCATCGAGTAGCTCACGGGCAACTTCACACATTTCGTAGAGTTTTTCTAAACCAAAATGTGATTCATGTGCCGCAATTTGAAATACGGAATCGGTCGAGGTATAACAAATTGGCTTGCCTGTACGAATATGCTCTTCACCGAGTTGCTCTAAAATGGTGGTACCAGAGGCATGACAATTGCCCAAAATTCCTGGAATGTTAGTGCGTTTTATAAGTTCGTCGATAAAATCATCCGCAAAACAAGGCACTGTTTTTGGGAAATAACCCCAATCGAATAAGACTGGCCCCCCCGCCATTTCCCAATGGCCAGACGGTGTATCTTTACCTGTTGAAAGCTCTTTGGCATAACCAAAGGCTGCAATTGGCGCAGGCGCTGGCGCAGTTTGGCACACAGTGCCACTGGCGCGCTGGCAAGCTTCAATTAAACCAAGCTTGGCTAAGTT
This Pseudoalteromonas ulvae UL12 DNA region includes the following protein-coding sequences:
- a CDS encoding phosphopentomutase, giving the protein MARALILMADSLGIGAAPDAHLFGDTGANTFAHLLAAYHGETGQKLALPNLAKLGLIEACQRASGTVCQTAPAPAPIAAFGYAKELSTGKDTPSGHWEMAGGPVLFDWGYFPKTVPCFADDFIDELIKRTNIPGILGNCHASGTTILEQLGEEHIRTGKPICYTSTDSVFQIAAHESHFGLEKLYEMCEVARELLDEMNIGRVIARPFLGESSNEFARTGNRRDYAVLPPAPTVLDKLKQAGGQVISIGKISDIYAHQGITEKHKASGLINLLDKTAEVFSHAASNSLVFTNLVDFDEKFGHRRNAVGYAEALAQFDAYLPRLLNLLGEDDLLIITADHGCDPTWPGTDHTREYVPVLAYRKNMSPIDLGERNSFADIGQTLAQWFDLPAMEYGESFAQSLNKAI